One genomic segment of Bifidobacterium breve DSM 20213 = JCM 1192 includes these proteins:
- a CDS encoding Cof-type HAD-IIB family hydrolase, giving the protein MLANFTEDKDLGQIRVIASDMDCTLLADDGSMPPHMDALIRKLDAAGITFCAASGRPNYTLAEMFPEIQNQMALMSDNGAAIYCRGKLIYESLIPVEQYQDMIRYTLADGRGCPTVCGIEACYIRSCDERYDNYFRTFYKKIVYMDDLTELDRDVNKYTVFFPDNNSEEVYRETYRDAWSDRYTVTNAGKMWIDMMNPGVDKGSALARLCEYLGVDIADSCALGDTYNDIQMLEAAGHGCVVANAEEHMHAHADWLAPSNNDRGVVTVIDTILQAQKAA; this is encoded by the coding sequence ATGTTGGCAAATTTCACCGAGGACAAGGATCTGGGCCAAATCAGGGTCATTGCCAGTGATATGGACTGCACGTTGTTGGCTGACGACGGCTCCATGCCACCCCACATGGATGCTCTCATCCGCAAGCTCGATGCGGCAGGCATTACGTTCTGTGCGGCAAGCGGCCGTCCGAACTACACATTGGCCGAGATGTTCCCGGAAATCCAGAACCAGATGGCGCTGATGTCGGACAATGGCGCGGCCATCTACTGCCGCGGCAAGCTCATCTATGAGAGCCTCATTCCCGTTGAACAGTACCAGGACATGATTCGTTACACGCTGGCCGACGGACGCGGATGCCCAACCGTCTGCGGCATCGAAGCCTGCTATATCCGCTCATGCGACGAGCGATACGACAACTATTTCCGCACGTTCTACAAAAAAATCGTCTACATGGACGACCTCACCGAACTTGACCGCGATGTAAACAAATACACGGTATTCTTCCCTGATAACAATTCCGAAGAGGTCTACCGCGAGACCTATCGCGATGCGTGGTCAGACCGTTACACGGTAACGAACGCCGGCAAAATGTGGATCGACATGATGAATCCCGGTGTGGATAAGGGCTCGGCGCTTGCTCGCCTGTGCGAATACCTAGGCGTGGATATCGCGGATTCCTGCGCGCTCGGCGATACCTACAACGATATTCAGATGCTTGAGGCGGCCGGTCACGGCTGCGTAGTGGCCAATGCCGAAGAGCACATGCACGCGCATGCCGACTGGCTGGCACCGAGCAACAACGATAGGGGCGTCGTCACCGTGATTGATACCATTCTGCAAGCCCAGAAAGCCGCCTAA